From a single Actinomycetota bacterium genomic region:
- a CDS encoding VOC family protein, producing the protein MSDEAPAVVGIAALAVDCAEPAALAGWWRRLLGGSVEVDDDGATLHTPGGLAIDFFRVPEAKTVKNRLHLDLRSTDLAAATEQAVALGATRADDVYDGGGWQVLRDPEGNEFCLLRPRS; encoded by the coding sequence GTGAGCGACGAGGCACCGGCCGTCGTGGGGATCGCCGCGCTGGCCGTGGACTGCGCCGAGCCGGCGGCGCTGGCCGGCTGGTGGCGCCGCCTGCTCGGCGGCTCGGTCGAGGTCGACGACGACGGCGCCACCCTGCACACCCCGGGCGGGCTGGCCATCGACTTCTTCCGGGTGCCGGAGGCCAAGACGGTCAAGAACCGGCTGCACCTGGACCTGCGCAGCACCGACCTGGCCGCGGCGACCGAGCAGGCGGTCGCCCTCGGCGCGACCCGGGCCGACGACGTCTACGACGGCGGCGGCTGGCAGGTCCTGCGCGACCCCGAGGGCAACGAGTTCTGCCTGCTCCGCCCCCGGTCCTGA